The Streptomyces sp. NBC_01255 genome window below encodes:
- a CDS encoding transposase, whose protein sequence is MSDAEWAVVRPLLPVPGRLRGRGGQPEAYCHRAMLDAIRYLVDNGTKSRAMPADFPPWDRVYAFFRRWRNHDLVREFHARLRRLVRERAGRDSEPGTGVIDSRPARFIRGRARIMIGKAKVPSELQR, encoded by the coding sequence ATGTCGGACGCCGAGTGGGCGGTGGTCCGGCCACTGCTGCCGGTGCCGGGCCGGCTGCGGGGCCGGGGCGGGCAACCGGAGGCCTATTGCCACCGCGCGATGCTGGACGCGATCCGCTACCTGGTCGACAACGGCACGAAGTCGCGGGCCATGCCTGCCGACTTCCCACCGTGGGACCGGGTCTACGCGTTCTTCCGGCGCTGGCGCAACCACGATCTGGTCCGCGAGTTCCACGCCCGGCTCCGCCGCCTGGTCCGCGAGCGGGCCGGGCGGGACTCGGAGCCGGGCACGGGCGTGATCGACTCGCGGCCTGCGCGTTTCATCCGGGGTCGTGCCCGGATCATGATCGGAAAGGCGAAAGTGCCTTCTGAGCTGCAACGATGA